The Lysobacter gummosus genome includes a region encoding these proteins:
- a CDS encoding tRNA-binding protein — translation MSHGNAGEGGGEQAHGLIAWSDFEKVLICAGTVTQVEEFPQARKPAWKLWVDFGPHGLRKTSAQIRHLYSAEELLGRQIVGVINFPPKQIGPFVSEFLLTGFPTEEGVVITTIERPVPNGTRLA, via the coding sequence ATGAGTCACGGCAATGCGGGCGAGGGCGGCGGCGAACAGGCGCACGGCCTGATCGCGTGGAGCGATTTCGAGAAGGTGCTGATCTGCGCCGGCACGGTCACCCAGGTCGAGGAATTCCCGCAGGCGCGCAAGCCGGCGTGGAAGCTGTGGGTGGATTTCGGCCCGCACGGGCTGCGCAAGACCAGCGCGCAGATCCGTCATCTGTATTCGGCGGAAGAACTGCTCGGACGGCAGATCGTCGGGGTGATCAATTTTCCGCCCAAGCAGATCGGGCCGTTCGTGTCCGAGTTCCTGCTGACCGGTTTCCCGACCGAGGAGGGCGTGGTGATCACCACCATCGAACGGCCGGTGCCGAACGGAACGCGGCTGGCCTGA
- a CDS encoding NAD(P)/FAD-dependent oxidoreductase yields the protein MSIPAENYYRASVGHDRRWPPLEGPAQARVCVIGGGFAGLNTALGLAERGVDDVLLIEAQRIGHGASGRNGGFVFGGFSRGEDALLRELGPQRARALYAGSLEAVELIRSRIHRHGIDCDATEAGIIWANWFRDPDVLRSRQRLLAEHYDTHWQWWPRERLRERVRSQRYHDALFEPQAFHFHPLKYAQGIAALAAERGVRVHEGTAALALERGPSGWRVRTERGEIHAEQVVLACGGYLAGLRREVDAAVMPIATYVMVTEPLGDRLDSALRTRAAVYDSRFAFDYYRPLADTRLLWGGRICVRERSPRQVQRLLYRDLLKVFPQLAGTRVDYAWSGLMSYARHQMPQIGRVDDGLWLAQAFGGHGVAPTTFAGEVLAAAIAHGDERWRELSDYGLVSAMKPAGLLAAQLSYSWAQFKDRWKDMTEGSKR from the coding sequence ATGTCCATACCCGCCGAAAACTATTACCGCGCCAGTGTCGGCCACGACCGCCGGTGGCCGCCGCTGGAAGGCCCGGCGCAGGCGAGGGTGTGCGTGATCGGCGGCGGCTTCGCCGGGCTCAACACCGCGTTGGGACTGGCCGAACGCGGCGTCGACGACGTGCTGCTGATCGAGGCGCAGCGCATCGGCCATGGCGCCTCCGGACGCAACGGCGGCTTCGTCTTCGGCGGCTTCTCGCGCGGCGAGGACGCGCTGCTGCGCGAGCTGGGGCCGCAACGCGCGCGCGCCCTCTACGCCGGCAGCCTGGAGGCGGTCGAGCTGATCCGCTCGCGCATCCATCGCCACGGCATCGACTGCGATGCGACCGAGGCCGGCATCATCTGGGCCAACTGGTTCCGCGATCCGGACGTGCTGCGCTCGCGCCAGCGATTGCTGGCCGAACACTACGACACCCACTGGCAATGGTGGCCGCGCGAGCGCCTGCGCGAACGCGTGCGCAGCCAGCGCTATCACGATGCCTTGTTCGAACCGCAGGCGTTTCATTTTCATCCGCTCAAGTACGCGCAGGGCATCGCCGCGCTCGCAGCCGAGCGCGGCGTGCGCGTGCACGAGGGCACCGCGGCGCTCGCGCTCGAACGCGGCCCCTCGGGCTGGCGCGTGCGCACCGAGCGCGGCGAGATCCATGCCGAGCAGGTGGTGCTGGCCTGCGGCGGCTATCTGGCCGGGCTGCGACGCGAAGTCGATGCGGCGGTGATGCCGATCGCGACCTATGTGATGGTGACCGAGCCGCTCGGCGATCGCCTGGACAGCGCGCTGCGCACGCGCGCGGCGGTCTACGACAGCCGCTTCGCCTTCGACTACTACCGGCCGCTGGCGGACACGCGGCTGCTGTGGGGCGGGCGCATCTGCGTGCGCGAGCGCTCGCCGCGGCAGGTGCAGCGCCTGCTGTATCGCGATCTGCTCAAGGTATTTCCGCAACTGGCCGGGACCCGGGTCGATTACGCCTGGTCCGGGCTGATGAGTTACGCGCGGCACCAGATGCCGCAGATCGGCCGGGTCGATGACGGCCTGTGGCTGGCGCAGGCCTTCGGCGGCCACGGCGTCGCCCCGACCACGTTCGCCGGCGAAGTGCTGGCCGCGGCGATCGCGCACGGCGACGAGCGCTGGCGCGAATTGTCCGATTACGGTCTGGTCTCGGCGATGAAACCCGCCGGTCTGCTGGCCGCGCAGCTGAGCTACAGCTGGGCGCAGTTCAAGGACCGATGGAAAGACATGACAGAAGGAAGCAAACGATGA
- the galU gene encoding UTP--glucose-1-phosphate uridylyltransferase GalU, translating to MAARIRKAVFPVAGLGTRFLPATKTVPKEMLPIIDRPLIQYAVDEAIEAGCDTLVFITNRYKHAVADYFDKAYELEHKLERSGKLEQLELVRNVLPPGVRAVFVTQAEALGLGHAVLCAKEVIGNEPFAVLLPDDVIWNRGPGALKQMADAAQATGASVIAVQDVPHEQTGSYGIVATQSFDARQGRITAIVEKPKPEVAPSNLAVVGRYVLNPGIFELLENTTPGAGGEIQLTDAIATLLQRETVNAYRFQGTRFDCGTHIGLIEATIRYALDHEKLSDSARQLMQNALAELGVEDLE from the coding sequence ATGGCTGCACGCATCCGCAAAGCCGTTTTTCCCGTCGCCGGCCTCGGCACCCGATTCCTTCCCGCCACCAAGACCGTTCCCAAGGAAATGCTGCCGATCATCGATCGGCCGCTGATCCAGTACGCCGTCGATGAAGCCATCGAAGCCGGCTGCGACACGCTGGTGTTCATCACCAATCGCTACAAGCACGCGGTCGCGGATTACTTCGACAAGGCCTACGAGCTCGAACACAAGCTCGAACGCTCGGGCAAGCTGGAACAACTCGAACTGGTCCGCAACGTGCTGCCGCCGGGCGTGCGCGCGGTGTTCGTGACCCAGGCCGAAGCGCTGGGCCTGGGCCATGCGGTGTTGTGCGCCAAGGAAGTGATCGGCAACGAGCCCTTCGCGGTGCTGCTGCCCGACGACGTGATCTGGAATCGCGGTCCCGGCGCGCTCAAGCAGATGGCCGACGCGGCCCAGGCCACCGGCGCCAGCGTGATCGCGGTGCAGGACGTTCCGCACGAGCAGACCGGCAGTTACGGCATCGTGGCGACGCAGAGCTTCGACGCACGCCAGGGTCGCATCACCGCCATCGTCGAGAAGCCCAAGCCCGAGGTCGCGCCCAGCAACCTGGCCGTGGTCGGCCGCTACGTGCTCAATCCGGGCATCTTCGAACTGCTGGAAAACACCACTCCGGGCGCCGGCGGCGAGATCCAGCTCACCGACGCGATCGCGACCTTGCTCCAGCGCGAGACCGTCAACGCCTACCGCTTCCAGGGCACGCGTTTCGATTGCGGCACGCATATCGGTTTGATCGAGGCGACCATCCGCTACGCGCTGGATCACGAAAAGCTCAGCGACTCGGCGCGGCAGCTGATGCAGAACGCGCTGGCCGAACTGGGCGTGGAAGACCTGGAATAA
- a CDS encoding polysaccharide biosynthesis protein, with translation MSSLRDRLKSGLPRLAVVAHDLAMVWLVWQALHKLRFGIVATPPPLPLWSTEIALVLAAQGLVFWQVGLYRGLWRFAGVPDLWNIFKACMLGLFAIVLGLFLYNRVDQVPRTVLVLYPLVLMGMLGAPRLLYRAWKDSRIDNANSVSVRILILGAGRAGEALVRDLRRFGTYHPVGFLDDAARLRGSKVQGVPVLGKVDDVAEIARETAAKLLVIAMPSADANAMQRIVMACERTAVPFRMVPRLQDVLEGRSLPGELKEVAIEDLLGRKPVLPDWKAIRGWLGSRSVLVTGAGGSIGSELCRQCARHGAGRIALIEIDELALVTTETALRRDFPDVEFIPILGDCGDKAVIEYALKLAEPDAAFHAAAYKQVPLLEAQLREAVRNNVLATETVARACRAAGVGTFVLISTDKAVDPVNVLGATKRLAEMTCQSLADQRKTRFVTVRFGNVLDSAGSVVPLFREQIRSGGPVTVTDPEVTRFFMTIPEACQLILQASAIGTHEAIYTLDMGEPVPIRLLAEQMIRLAGKQPGRDVAIVYTGLRPGEKLHETLFHADERYRPTVHPKILQAEPRDVSTSSLEHSLQQLREASIRYDREALGILLRIAVPEFQPVGEHPDYKESATVVAFPARNARKI, from the coding sequence ATGAGCTCATTGCGTGATCGACTCAAGAGCGGACTGCCCCGATTGGCGGTGGTCGCGCACGATCTCGCGATGGTCTGGCTGGTCTGGCAAGCCCTGCACAAGCTGCGCTTCGGCATCGTCGCCACGCCGCCGCCCCTGCCGCTGTGGTCCACCGAGATCGCCCTGGTCCTGGCCGCGCAAGGCCTGGTGTTCTGGCAGGTCGGTCTGTACCGCGGCCTGTGGCGCTTCGCCGGCGTCCCCGATCTTTGGAACATCTTCAAGGCCTGCATGCTGGGCCTGTTCGCGATCGTGCTCGGCCTGTTCCTCTACAACCGCGTCGACCAGGTGCCGCGCACGGTGCTGGTGCTGTATCCGCTGGTGCTGATGGGCATGCTCGGCGCGCCGCGCCTGTTGTACCGCGCCTGGAAGGACAGCCGCATCGACAATGCCAACTCGGTATCGGTGCGCATCCTGATCCTCGGCGCCGGCCGCGCCGGCGAAGCGCTGGTGCGCGACCTGCGCCGCTTCGGCACCTATCACCCGGTCGGTTTCCTCGACGACGCCGCGCGCCTGCGCGGCAGCAAGGTGCAGGGCGTGCCGGTGCTGGGCAAGGTCGATGACGTCGCCGAAATCGCCCGCGAGACCGCGGCCAAGCTGCTGGTCATCGCGATGCCCTCGGCCGACGCCAACGCGATGCAGCGCATCGTCATGGCCTGCGAACGCACGGCGGTGCCGTTCCGCATGGTGCCGCGTCTGCAGGACGTGCTGGAAGGGCGTTCGCTGCCGGGCGAGCTCAAGGAAGTCGCGATCGAAGACTTGCTCGGCCGCAAGCCGGTGTTGCCCGACTGGAAGGCGATTCGTGGCTGGCTGGGTTCGCGCTCGGTGTTGGTCACCGGCGCCGGCGGTTCGATCGGTTCGGAACTGTGCCGCCAGTGCGCGCGCCACGGCGCCGGCCGCATCGCTCTGATCGAGATCGACGAACTGGCCCTGGTCACCACCGAGACCGCGCTGCGCCGCGATTTCCCCGACGTCGAATTCATCCCGATCCTGGGCGACTGCGGCGACAAGGCCGTGATCGAATACGCGCTGAAGCTGGCCGAGCCCGATGCCGCCTTCCACGCCGCCGCCTACAAGCAGGTGCCGCTGCTGGAAGCGCAACTGCGCGAAGCGGTGCGCAACAACGTGCTGGCCACCGAAACCGTCGCGCGCGCCTGCCGCGCCGCCGGGGTGGGCACCTTCGTGCTGATTTCCACCGACAAGGCGGTCGATCCGGTCAACGTGCTCGGCGCGACCAAGCGCCTGGCCGAGATGACCTGCCAGTCGCTGGCCGACCAGCGCAAGACCCGCTTCGTCACCGTGCGCTTCGGCAACGTGCTCGATTCGGCCGGCAGCGTGGTGCCGCTGTTCCGCGAACAGATCCGTAGCGGCGGCCCGGTCACTGTCACCGACCCGGAAGTCACGCGCTTCTTCATGACCATCCCGGAAGCCTGCCAGCTGATCCTGCAGGCCTCGGCGATCGGCACTCACGAAGCCATCTACACCCTCGACATGGGCGAGCCGGTACCGATCCGCCTGTTGGCAGAGCAGATGATCCGCCTGGCCGGCAAGCAGCCGGGACGCGACGTGGCCATCGTCTACACCGGCCTGCGCCCGGGCGAGAAGCTGCACGAGACCTTGTTCCACGCCGACGAGCGTTACCGCCCGACCGTGCATCCCAAGATCCTGCAGGCCGAGCCGCGCGACGTGTCGACCAGTTCGCTGGAGCATTCGCTGCAGCAACTGCGCGAGGCCTCGATCCGTTACGACCGCGAAGCGCTCGGCATCTTGCTGCGCATCGCCGTTCCGGAGTTCCAGCCGGTGGGTGAACACCCGGATTACAAGGAATCGGCTACCGTGGTCGCATTCCCCGCCCGTAACGCCAGGAAGATTTGA
- the lapB gene encoding lipopolysaccharide assembly protein LapB — protein sequence MEFISQWFWFFLLLPIAAVSGWVIGRRGGERHSDNQVSRLSTTYFRGLNYLLNEQPDKAIELFLHIAELDKDTFETQVALGHLFRRRGEVDRAIRLHQALVQRPGLSDQQKVQALLALGEDYMRSGLLDRAETVFSDLVALDMAPLALRHLIGIYQSERDWDKAIENAQRFEAATGEPMGKLIAQFECELADRYRAAGDSDAARAAVKRAYEADANSVRAGMLEGRIEVEAGNDTAAIRAFERVARADPDYLPEVLPALLSCYERNGDPTGARAFLAEMCEHYRGIAPVLALTRMVEAEDGVPAARAYLARQLKDRPSVRGEAALIDLTLAENADPLATLHDLKHITDQLLVRNPSYRCNRCGFGARSHHWQCPSCKEWGSIKPLLNYAVV from the coding sequence ATGGAATTCATCAGCCAGTGGTTCTGGTTCTTCCTGTTGTTGCCGATCGCCGCCGTCAGCGGCTGGGTGATCGGCCGCCGCGGCGGCGAACGCCATAGCGACAATCAGGTCAGCCGCCTGTCCACCACCTATTTCCGCGGCCTGAACTACCTGCTCAACGAGCAGCCCGACAAAGCCATCGAGTTGTTCCTGCACATCGCCGAACTCGACAAGGACACCTTCGAAACCCAGGTCGCGCTCGGCCATCTGTTCCGCCGCCGCGGCGAAGTCGATCGCGCGATCCGCCTGCATCAGGCGCTGGTGCAACGCCCCGGGCTGAGCGACCAGCAGAAGGTGCAGGCGCTGCTGGCGCTGGGCGAGGACTACATGCGCTCGGGCCTGCTCGATCGCGCCGAAACCGTCTTCAGCGATCTGGTCGCGCTGGACATGGCGCCGCTGGCCTTGCGCCACCTGATCGGCATCTACCAGTCCGAACGCGACTGGGACAAGGCGATCGAGAACGCGCAGCGCTTCGAAGCGGCGACCGGCGAGCCGATGGGCAAGCTGATCGCCCAGTTCGAATGCGAACTGGCCGACCGTTATCGCGCCGCCGGCGACAGCGACGCGGCGCGCGCCGCGGTCAAGCGCGCCTACGAGGCCGACGCCAATTCGGTGCGCGCCGGCATGCTGGAAGGACGGATCGAAGTCGAGGCCGGCAACGACACCGCGGCGATCCGCGCCTTCGAAAGGGTGGCCCGCGCCGATCCGGACTATCTGCCCGAAGTGCTGCCGGCGCTGCTGAGCTGCTACGAGCGCAACGGCGATCCGACCGGCGCGCGCGCGTTCCTGGCCGAGATGTGCGAACACTACCGCGGCATCGCGCCGGTGCTGGCGCTCACGCGTATGGTCGAGGCCGAGGACGGCGTGCCGGCCGCGCGCGCGTACCTGGCGCGCCAGCTCAAGGATCGCCCGTCGGTGCGCGGCGAGGCCGCGCTGATCGACCTGACCCTGGCCGAGAACGCCGACCCGCTGGCGACCCTGCACGATCTCAAGCACATCACCGACCAGTTGCTGGTGCGCAACCCCAGTTACCGTTGCAACCGCTGCGGCTTCGGCGCGCGCAGCCATCACTGGCAATGTCCCAGCTGCAAGGAATGGGGTTCGATCAAGCCGCTGCTGAATTACGCGGTGGTCTGA
- a CDS encoding lipopolysaccharide assembly protein LapA domain-containing protein produces the protein MRVIRLLIALVFLATGAILGALNRQLVSIDLGIGFIPATSLGIALIVALLIGALIGGLAISASVVLPLRRRLARAERDARGGPATSAPTLTGPEV, from the coding sequence ATGCGCGTGATCCGTCTCCTCATCGCCCTGGTCTTTCTGGCCACCGGCGCGATCCTGGGCGCCCTCAACCGGCAACTGGTCAGTATCGACCTGGGCATCGGCTTCATTCCGGCGACCTCGCTCGGCATCGCCCTGATCGTGGCGCTGCTGATCGGCGCCTTGATCGGCGGCCTGGCCATCAGCGCCAGCGTCGTGCTGCCGCTGCGCCGCCGTCTGGCCCGCGCCGAACGCGACGCGCGCGGCGGCCCGGCGACCAGCGCGCCGACGCTCACCGGTCCCGAGGTCTGA
- a CDS encoding integration host factor subunit beta: protein MTKSELIEILSQRQAHLKGDDVDLAVKALLEMMGGALSAGERIEIRGFGSFSLHYRPPRLGRNPKTGESVALPGKHVPHFKPGKELRERVSGVTPLDEEA, encoded by the coding sequence ATGACCAAATCCGAGCTCATCGAGATCCTTTCGCAGCGTCAGGCCCACCTCAAGGGCGACGATGTGGATCTGGCGGTGAAGGCCTTGCTGGAAATGATGGGCGGTGCCCTGTCGGCCGGCGAGCGGATCGAGATTCGCGGTTTCGGCAGCTTCTCGCTGCACTACCGTCCGCCGCGCCTGGGCCGCAACCCCAAGACCGGCGAATCGGTCGCGCTGCCCGGCAAGCACGTGCCGCACTTCAAGCCCGGCAAGGAATTGCGCGAGCGCGTCAGCGGCGTAACGCCGTTGGACGAGGAAGCCTGA